GGCAGTGGTAGCGGTAGTGCCACCCAATACGAATTAGACCGCGTTGCCGCCCTTAAAAATCTCGTTACCCCCACAAAACACTGGAGTGGCCCTTTTCGTCGCCCTAGCAATGGCCGGACGTCCACCGCTTTTGGGGTGCGCCGCTACTACAATGGCGTTTTTGCCCAGGACTATTACCACCGGGGCCTTGACTACGCTGCTGGCACAGGCTCTCCTGTCGTTGCTCCTGCGGCGGGCACTGTGGCTCTAATTGACTATGAGCGCAATGGCTTCCGGATCCATGGCAATACCGTTGGTATTGACCATGGCCAAGGGGTTGTGAGCATTTTTCTGCACCTCCATACCATCCCTAGCGGTCTTAAAGAGGGGGATTTTGTCCAGGCAGGCCAAAACATCGGCACGATTGGTTCCACGGGCGCTTCCACGGGGCCCCACCTCCATTGGGGTCTCTATGTGAACAACATTTCCGTAGACCCCACTCCTTGGCTCAATCAAACAGTGCAATAAGCCCCCTCCCTTTGTAGCAATCCGCAAAAAAACTAACCTATAGTGGAGACCAAGTGTCACTCTCAAGCGGGCGTTCCATGGTTTTTTCCCTGACCCAGAGCAGTTCTCGCCAGCGAGAAATCATTGAAATTGTTTTCAGCAATGGCTGGGATTTCATGAAAAGCCTCCTGACTGGCGGTAAGGCTGATAAGCCGCAAATTCCGCCTCCGGAGGTGTTTCGCAATATCCTGGTGGAACTCGGTCCTTTTTATGTCAAGCTTGGTCAGCTCCTTAGCACTAGGCCAGATTTGCTCCCGCCCAAGTACATTGAAGCCCTCACTGCGCTCCAGGCAAAGGTGCCGACTGTACCCTGGTTTGAAATCGAGCAGACCATCCGGCAACAGCTCCCCAAGCCCCTAGAGGAAGTTTTCCAGGAAATTAACCCCAACCCGATCGCCGCCGGGTCGATCGCCCAAATTCACAAAGCAGTATTGCGGACAGGGCAAGCAGTCGCCCTCAAAGTACAACGGCCCGGCATCGACCAAATCGTCGCCCAGGATATCACCCTAATCAAAGGAATCGCCGAACTAGCAGCCCTCACTGATTTTGGCCAGGACTATGATGTGATTGCCCTGGCGAAGGAATTTACCAAGGCGGTTCAGGCAGAACTCGACTTCCGTACCGAAGCGGCCTACACCGATCAACTGCGGCGCAACCTGGCAAAGAGTCGTTGGTTTGACCCAGAAAAATTGACCATTCCCGAAATTTATTGGGAATTCACCACTGAAAAGCTTCTTGTGATGGAGTGGCTCGATGGCAAACCGCTCCTAGAAGCCGATGTACCCGAAAATCAGCGCCAGGCGATCACGACCATTTTGTTTCGGGCCTTTTTTCAGCAGATCTTTGTAGATGGTTTTTTCCATGCCGATCCCCACCCTGGCAATATTTTCTATCTGGATAATCATGCTGTGGCATTGATTGACTTTGGGATGATTGGTCGCTTAGATCCGCGAACCCAAAAGCTTTTGACAGAAATGCTCTTGGCGATCGTTGACATGGATGCCCAGAGTTGTGCTCAGTTGACCCTAGAGCTATCTGAGGGGTCGGGGGATACAAACATCGCCCGTTTAGAAGCGGACTATGATCGCCTGTTGCGAAAATATTATGACCGCAGCCTGACGCAACTCAATTTTAGTGAGGTATTTTACGAAATTTTGCAGGTGGCCCGCAGCAGTAGGGTAAAGCTACCCGGTAATTTGGGCCTCTATGCAAAAAGTTTGGCAAATCTGGAAGGGGTAGCCCGTAATTTCAACCCAGAGGTCAACTTACTCGATGAAATTAAACCACTAATTACGGATATTTTTCGACGACAACTCATTGGTGATACCCCGTTTCAAACGATGTTTCGTACGGTCTTAGATCTCAAAGCTATCTCTTTGCGATCGCCGAGACAAATTGATGTGATTCTTGATCGCCTCAGTTCCGAAACTTTGCAATGGAACCTGAACCTACGAGAACTCGATGGCCTGCGCCGCAGTATTGACGATTCTGCCAATCGCCTTTCTTTTAGCATCGTTGTGGGTTCTCTGATTATGGGGGCAGCGATTATCACGGTTTCCCCCAATCGCCAGTTAATGATTGTGAATGAGATTTTATTCGGCGCCGCCAGTCTTCTAGGATTGTGGTTGATTATCAGTATTCTGCGGTCTGGACGCTTGAAATAGCCCCGGGGAATGAAATCAAGAAAAATTCCCCAGTCCGAACAACCAAAGGATACTATAGAAAATGGCCGTGACCCTTGGCATAAATCATCGTTGCTGATCAGATCTATTATGCTTTCCACCCTCCTTGCCGACTTTCGCATCATCTTTGAACGGGATCCCGCTGCGCGTAACTGGCTTGAAGTTTTATTTTGTTACCCCGGCCTCCAGGCGCTCATTGTGCATCGGGTTTCCCATGGTCTCTATCGGCTGGGACTCCCCTTTATTCCCCGCTTTTTATCCCATATTGCCCGCTTTTTCACTGGCATTGAGATTCACCCAGGGGCCCGCATTGGCCATGGGGTTTTTATTGACCATGGTATGGGCGTCGTGATTGGCGAAACAGCGATCATCGGTGACTACTGCCTAATTTACCAAGGGGTTACCCTCGGCGGTACAGGCAAAGAAAGCGGCAAACGACACCCGACCCTCGGCGAAAATGTTGTTGTCGGTGGCGGGGCGAAGGTGCTAGGTAATATTGAAATTGGTGACAATGTGCGCATCGGTGCGGGATCTGTTGTGCTCCGTCATGTCCCCTCTGACTGCACCGTAGTAGGTATTCCTGGGCGTATTGTGTACCGCTCTGGGGTCAAGGTAAATCCTTTGGAGCATGGCAGTCTGCCAGATTCTGAAGCGACAGTAATTCGTACCCTTTTAGACCGCATCGAAGCCCTCGAAGAACAGGTGCAAACTCTCCAAGGCCAACGGGAGCCGGAATTAGCCGCTGTTCACCGTAGCTATCTCAAAGACAGCTGTCGTTTGTCTGACCGAGAAATTCAGCAATTTTTAGACGGTGCTGGTATTTAAGGCCTTTCACAATAGCCTAGGCAACAATCCCTGCATCAAAGACCCGCCCAATCACCTCTTCAACAGGGGGGTCATTAACGCTCAGGTCGACTACAGGAAGATTTTCCAGAATTTTCGCAATGCTCTGGGTTAAAGATTCTCGCTTCACTAAAAAACGGACTTCCTGGCCGTCGATGTGCTCTACCTCCCCGAAAAAGCTGAGGGCTTCGCGGGAATAGCTCTCCGTCAATTCGATCCGTACTTCTCGGTAGGGGGCAAAGCGATCCAATAGCTGCTCTAGACTACCGTCATAAATGAGCTTGCCCTGATGAATGAGTAGCACCCGTTCACAAAGGGCAGTAATGTCGGCCATGTAGTGACTCGTCAAGAGAATGGTCGCGCCATAACGCTGGTTATATTCTCGCAAAAAGTTTCGCACGGCCACCTGAGCATTGACATCTAAACCAAGGGTTGGCTCATCTAAAAACAAAACCTGGGGATGATGCAACAGCGCGGCCAGAAGTTCTGCTTTCATCCGTTCGCCGAGGGAGAGCTTCCGCATGGGTTGGGTGAGTTTGCCCCCAAGGGATAGCATCGTGCTGAGTTCAGTGAGGCGTTCTTGAAAAATTGGCTCAGGAATATCGTAAACGGCGGCGTTGATCCTCAGGGAATCGAGGGCGGGTAAATCCCAAAGCAGTTGTTGTTTTTGGCCCATGACAAGGCTAATGTTTTTGAGAAAATCCCGTTGCCGTTGGCAGGGAATCGCACCAGCGACCCGGACAACGCCGGTGGAGGGATAAACCAACCCTGTCAGCATTTTGAGGGTGGTGGTTTTACCCGCTCCATTTGGCCCGAGGAAACCAACAATTTCACCGGGTTCGATGTGAAAAGTGACGGCTTCGACTGCTTTTATCTGGCGGTATTGCCGCTGGAAAAAGTGCTTGAGAGTGCCTTTGAAGCCGGGCTGCTTGAGGGCAACGGGATAAATTTTGCTGAGAGAATCGACTTCAATAATCGGCATGGGCAAGCGGTGAAAAAAAGATCGCGAGGATCTCACTAGGCTAGATCATATCAGGGGCGATCGCCTTTGGGGTTTCTTCCTTGGGGGTCATGAGCGTCGCCTTATAGGGAATCACCCCTGTTTCGACACTATTGAGACATTGGGCGGCCCCAAGGGAAAGATCTAAACTCCGGGGTGGAATATAGGGCCCCCGGTCGTTGAGACGGATAATCACGCTGCGCTGATTATTGAGATTAGTGACCTTAAGAAAAGTATTCAAGGGGAGGTCGGGGTGGGCTGCGGTTAGGGCATATTGGTCGTAGGTTTCACCGTTAGCAGTCAGACGACCATGGAAGTATGGGCCATACCAAGAAGCTAAACCTTCAAGGGATTGATTACTTTCTTGTAGTTGGTACATTTTGGTTTGGGCAGTCACCATATCAAGGGCAGGGACTCCCAGGGCAAGGCGGAGGTTGTTGGCCCAGCGCATGGCCAAAATTTCATGATTGATGATTTCTTCTTGGGTGATCTTTTCATCGATCACCAGCAGGATTTGTTCCCCTTGGGCGATCGCCGGTTTACCTTCGTGGAGGGTCGGGGCGATCGCCGCCGCGTCAAAGCCTTCCATTTGGATGAGCTGTTCTAGCTTTTGGGCTAAGCGGTCTGCTTCTTCCTGAGAACGAAGGGAGGCGATCGGTTGACCCTGGATCCACAGTTGATAGGTCTGGTTGCTCCCTTGGTCTGGGTCATAACTGACCAACTGGGCCGCCCCTGGGGAGGGAGATGTTCCAGGCCGGGGTAAAACCGTTACCCGAGGAACAACAGGGAGGGGCTCCTCTAGGGTCACGAGAAAATCAAGGCCTAAATTTTCAGTAAAACGCTGGAATAAAGTCGTTGCCCAGTTGACCGTTGGGAGATTGGCTGCGGGGGCCGGGTTCCGAACAAGCCGTGCCACTGGGGGACTGGCCAAGTCTGTGGCTAACTGACAAAGGGGATTTTCAGCAAGGCTTTCCCGTTGGGTATCAAGGTGGGTGGGACTGCCTGGTTCGGTGTTGGTGGCGATCACCCCACCCTGGTGCACAGTCACACCAGCCGCAGCCATGAGGAGGGGAACCCCCAAACTAGACAATAATCCGGTAAATTTCGGGAAATACATAAAGGATACAAAACAGTTAAAAATCACAAATGTCACCCCAGCACCGAGAGTCTTATTTGAGGTCGGATTTTGGGGATCACAAGATGTCGCAAGTCCATTTGCTAAATTGCTCTATGTTTTATAGCCCATGAATTTCCCCAAAAAATTCGCCCTGACCACTGCATCACCTTGGAATTGAGGGAAAAACCCGACCATGGGTTCCTCAGCCAATCTCCCCAGGCGCTTACCAGGACTGTCTTTAGGCCGACTCAGACAAAACTCTGGTTAACCCGACATTATGATTTCTTATTTAATATTTTTACTAATCTAAAACAACGCCAGAAATAAATAAATTTAATTCTAAATCCTGTTTTTTTGTAATCCTTGCTACAAACTCTGAGTAAAAAAATGAGTTCTGACTTTTTTCTAAAATCGATGGCCTCGCACCTCACCAGTGACCAGCGACAGTTTTTGGCACACTTAGCCCAGGGACTCCGCCCTGGTCAAGATCGTTTAGCCCAGTGGCAGTCTGGCCCGATGGCGATCGCCGCAGTGCCTGGTTCGGGAAAGTCTCATGCCTTGGCCGTTGCCGCCGTATTGACCCTGGCGCGACAGCCGTTGTCATCGGAAAAACAATTGGTGATCGTCACTTTTACCCGGGCAGCAGCTGAAGGCATTAAACAAAAAATCTACGACCATCTCAAGGGGGCTCAATTGCCCCTCACAGGGTTTTCTGTGCAGACTATCCACGGCCTTGCGTTACAGATTGCCAGTCGTCATCCAGAAAGCTCCGGCTTAGATCTAGAGCTGGTTACTCTCCAGGATGTCCCCAAAAATCATCCTATTTTCCAGGAAGCGGTGGATCAGTGGATCCAAGATCACGACGCTTTGTTTGAAAAATTATGCCAAGGAGCCCGCTCTGATCAAGAGGCCACGGAACAGTTGCGCCGCCGTTTTGCCCTCAGGACAGAAATTTTGCCCCAATTGGCCCATACGGTGATCCATGAATGCAAGAGCTCGAACCTTTCTCCGGCGCTAGTCGCCCAATTGGGGGCCGAGATGCAGGATGAATATCAACTGTTGACGATCGCCGCTGGCATCTACGCAAACTACCAACGGCTCACGGCCCAGGCGAATCTGATTGATTATGATGATCTGATTTTGGGGGCTATTCGTGTTCTTGAAACGCCAGAGCTCCAGGCCTATTGGCAGGGGCAAATTTCTGGGATTTTTGAAGATGAAGCCCAGGATTCGAGCCCACTCCAGGAACAATTGATTCGCCTGTTGGCGACAGATCCCCAGTCCGGGGTGTGTAATCTTGTGCGGGTAGGAGATCCAAATCAGGCGATTAATTCTACTTTTACCCCAGCGGATCCGTTCTATTTCAATCGTTTTTGCCAAGCGGTGGATTGCGCAGAAATTCACCATGCAGGCCGCTCTAGTTTCCCGATTATTGAGGCAGCCAACCAATTTTTACGCTGGGCCAGCCAGACCATTTCTCCGCCAGATCGTTTTGCCTTCCGCTGGCAAGAAATCTGCCCTGTCCAAGCTGATGACCCCCAGGTTGAGGCAAATCCTGCACCCGCGGGGGCTGGCGTTGAATGCTATCACCCCGAAAATATTTATGAAACTGTGGCGCAGATGGGCGATCGCCTTGAAAGATTACTCAGCGACAATCCAGACCATAGCGCCGCTATTTTGGTCCGGACCCAGCGCCAGGGCAAGTTCATCGCCGATCAACTGGCCGAACAGTTTCGTGAAACATCCATTCAGCTCTATGATGCCCGCATTGGCGCTAGCGCCAGCTATCTTGTACAAGAATTGCAGCACATTCTCCGGTTCCTGGAGCGGCCCCACTCCCCCGATTGTCTTAAAGCAGCTCTGGAAGTGATTGGCGATCGCCAAAAAATTCCGACCCAAGATGTAACTCGTTTAGCCTTAGCTCCCGAAAAATTTCTCTATCCCAGTCCCTTAGACCCTAACTTTGTTTTTCCTGGAGCCCAGGCTGCCCAAGCCCTATGCGATCGCCTCTTGACGGCCCATTGGCAACTGCCCCATTACCAACTGCTCCCTTTTTTAGCCATGACCTTGGACTATGACGCTCAAGAGTTGGCGACGGTCCAAAAACTCAGTGAACGTATCGCCCAGCAAACCCAAGGCTCCAAACATCTCCGCCATACCCTAGAAATTCTCGAAGGTCTTCACCGGGATGGCTTTGAAGGCATTGAGCTTGACACTAATCACCGCTACACCCGCCCTAGCCAAATTACAATCCTCACCATGCATAAGGCGAAGGGGCTCGATTGGGACTATGTTTTTTTACCTTTTTTACACAAATCAGAAATCCCCGGCAGTAGTTGGATTCCTAACAGCGCCAAGTTCCTCGGGGATTATGATCCCACCGCCGTAGCCCGTGCCCAGATCCGTCAATTTGTCCACCACCAGGCCCAAGGGCGATCGCCAAAGACCGCGAATAAACAGGTCAAAACCCTCTGGGCAGAAGCCCAACAGCTCAAAACTGAAGAAGAATATCGCCTGCTTTATGTGGCGATGACCCGTGCGAAGCGTCTCCTCTGGCTCGCAGCCGCCAAGCAAGCCCCCTTTTCTTGGAGTACCTTCAACCCTGGCCAAGGGAAATTACAACCCCAGGAACCCTGCCCCATTTTTGCCATACTGCGCGGTGAAAACCCCTAGGGATAGAAAGCCAACTGCGGTAAACCCAAAGTCTCTTCCCAACCCATCATCAAGTTTAAACATTGCACCGCTTGACCCGATTGTCCTTTGATCAAGTTATCAATGGCTGACATCACGATTACCCGCCCAGTGCGGTGGTCTACTTCGACGCCTAGATAGCAGAGATTCGTACCACAGGCCCATTTCGTTTGGGGATAGACACCATTAGGGAGCACTTCGACACAGGGAGCGGCCC
The nucleotide sequence above comes from [Synechococcus] sp. NIES-970. Encoded proteins:
- a CDS encoding metalloendoprotease, M23/M37 family, producing the protein MTVSCPRVFPLLAGLSLLIGLPRPASGEPQLQVNVNPSSPRLGESMAVIIDPPGNLDPTQADNLTVRFTRSGATEAETFPVFPLDPAGDRYRALIPTTPLEAHGRTLLQVSDGTETRNLAVWIQDRRFPTQRITLSGSGSGSATQYELDRVAALKNLVTPTKHWSGPFRRPSNGRTSTAFGVRRYYNGVFAQDYYHRGLDYAAGTGSPVVAPAAGTVALIDYERNGFRIHGNTVGIDHGQGVVSIFLHLHTIPSGLKEGDFVQAGQNIGTIGSTGASTGPHLHWGLYVNNISVDPTPWLNQTVQ
- a CDS encoding RlpA-like protein, with product MYFPKFTGLLSSLGVPLLMAAAGVTVHQGGVIATNTEPGSPTHLDTQRESLAENPLCQLATDLASPPVARLVRNPAPAANLPTVNWATTLFQRFTENLGLDFLVTLEEPLPVVPRVTVLPRPGTSPSPGAAQLVSYDPDQGSNQTYQLWIQGQPIASLRSQEEADRLAQKLEQLIQMEGFDAAAIAPTLHEGKPAIAQGEQILLVIDEKITQEEIINHEILAMRWANNLRLALGVPALDMVTAQTKMYQLQESNQSLEGLASWYGPYFHGRLTANGETYDQYALTAAHPDLPLNTFLKVTNLNNQRSVIIRLNDRGPYIPPRSLDLSLGAAQCLNSVETGVIPYKATLMTPKEETPKAIAPDMI
- the cysE gene encoding serine acetyltransferase, whose amino-acid sequence is MLSTLLADFRIIFERDPAARNWLEVLFCYPGLQALIVHRVSHGLYRLGLPFIPRFLSHIARFFTGIEIHPGARIGHGVFIDHGMGVVIGETAIIGDYCLIYQGVTLGGTGKESGKRHPTLGENVVVGGGAKVLGNIEIGDNVRIGAGSVVLRHVPSDCTVVGIPGRIVYRSGVKVNPLEHGSLPDSEATVIRTLLDRIEALEEQVQTLQGQREPELAAVHRSYLKDSCRLSDREIQQFLDGAGI
- a CDS encoding ABC transporter family protein, with translation MPIIEVDSLSKIYPVALKQPGFKGTLKHFFQRQYRQIKAVEAVTFHIEPGEIVGFLGPNGAGKTTTLKMLTGLVYPSTGVVRVAGAIPCQRQRDFLKNISLVMGQKQQLLWDLPALDSLRINAAVYDIPEPIFQERLTELSTMLSLGGKLTQPMRKLSLGERMKAELLAALLHHPQVLFLDEPTLGLDVNAQVAVRNFLREYNQRYGATILLTSHYMADITALCERVLLIHQGKLIYDGSLEQLLDRFAPYREVRIELTESYSREALSFFGEVEHIDGQEVRFLVKRESLTQSIAKILENLPVVDLSVNDPPVEEVIGRVFDAGIVA
- a CDS encoding UvrD/REP helicase domain protein, giving the protein MASHLTSDQRQFLAHLAQGLRPGQDRLAQWQSGPMAIAAVPGSGKSHALAVAAVLTLARQPLSSEKQLVIVTFTRAAAEGIKQKIYDHLKGAQLPLTGFSVQTIHGLALQIASRHPESSGLDLELVTLQDVPKNHPIFQEAVDQWIQDHDALFEKLCQGARSDQEATEQLRRRFALRTEILPQLAHTVIHECKSSNLSPALVAQLGAEMQDEYQLLTIAAGIYANYQRLTAQANLIDYDDLILGAIRVLETPELQAYWQGQISGIFEDEAQDSSPLQEQLIRLLATDPQSGVCNLVRVGDPNQAINSTFTPADPFYFNRFCQAVDCAEIHHAGRSSFPIIEAANQFLRWASQTISPPDRFAFRWQEICPVQADDPQVEANPAPAGAGVECYHPENIYETVAQMGDRLERLLSDNPDHSAAILVRTQRQGKFIADQLAEQFRETSIQLYDARIGASASYLVQELQHILRFLERPHSPDCLKAALEVIGDRQKIPTQDVTRLALAPEKFLYPSPLDPNFVFPGAQAAQALCDRLLTAHWQLPHYQLLPFLAMTLDYDAQELATVQKLSERIAQQTQGSKHLRHTLEILEGLHRDGFEGIELDTNHRYTRPSQITILTMHKAKGLDWDYVFLPFLHKSEIPGSSWIPNSAKFLGDYDPTAVARAQIRQFVHHQAQGRSPKTANKQVKTLWAEAQQLKTEEEYRLLYVAMTRAKRLLWLAAAKQAPFSWSTFNPGQGKLQPQEPCPIFAILRGENP
- a CDS encoding AarF, predicted unusual protein kinase translates to MVFSLTQSSSRQREIIEIVFSNGWDFMKSLLTGGKADKPQIPPPEVFRNILVELGPFYVKLGQLLSTRPDLLPPKYIEALTALQAKVPTVPWFEIEQTIRQQLPKPLEEVFQEINPNPIAAGSIAQIHKAVLRTGQAVALKVQRPGIDQIVAQDITLIKGIAELAALTDFGQDYDVIALAKEFTKAVQAELDFRTEAAYTDQLRRNLAKSRWFDPEKLTIPEIYWEFTTEKLLVMEWLDGKPLLEADVPENQRQAITTILFRAFFQQIFVDGFFHADPHPGNIFYLDNHAVALIDFGMIGRLDPRTQKLLTEMLLAIVDMDAQSCAQLTLELSEGSGDTNIARLEADYDRLLRKYYDRSLTQLNFSEVFYEILQVARSSRVKLPGNLGLYAKSLANLEGVARNFNPEVNLLDEIKPLITDIFRRQLIGDTPFQTMFRTVLDLKAISLRSPRQIDVILDRLSSETLQWNLNLRELDGLRRSIDDSANRLSFSIVVGSLIMGAAIITVSPNRQLMIVNEILFGAASLLGLWLIISILRSGRLK